One genomic region from Spirulina subsalsa PCC 9445 encodes:
- a CDS encoding efflux RND transporter periplasmic adaptor subunit, which produces MRSSPSVSRLLTGSLLGLMVLSLPTLGVAHVGHDHGAEFQSGTSQPASGVRVDNVTAERLGIQMEPVGRRSLNVGIRTTGEVVTQPDQMVMVNAPINGTVMELLVQPGDRVRKGQALARIIAPELIELRVSSQSNRVGVEAELRAAQANLTLARRNYERQVAMAEAEITAAQQQMNQAQERFRQDQFLAEAGAIARQQLLDSESHLATIRSQLTRAESRQAVLEAQAELERSQVAVEAAQSRLQLSSATYQARLQQLNSTATEQGLVTISAPIAGQVAERPVTLGEAVEAATTPIVSIVNGDRLRITANVHEKDLAQVVKGQSVRARVNSLPDRIFTGRVVTIGAKVDGETRVIPVTAELENAAPLKPGMFAELEILTARTPERVLTIPASALVDADGRHLVFVQNGSAFEPVEINIGRRDGNQVEIESGLFEGDYVVVQGALQLYAQSLLGGGKTQPSAEAELDAPENAPSVPNWGWGLGGLAIALIAFSLGRRSRPEVMGLNHYPLDPAPDLALTTSHHEAIPTEVDYNRS; this is translated from the coding sequence ATGCGTTCCAGTCCTTCCGTTTCCCGACTTTTGACTGGCTCTCTGCTCGGCCTCATGGTGCTGTCACTCCCTACCCTGGGGGTCGCTCATGTTGGTCATGATCATGGGGCAGAGTTTCAGTCAGGCACGAGTCAGCCCGCTAGTGGTGTTCGAGTTGATAATGTAACAGCAGAACGGCTGGGTATTCAAATGGAACCTGTGGGGAGGCGATCGCTCAATGTCGGGATTCGGACGACGGGGGAAGTGGTCACTCAGCCGGATCAAATGGTGATGGTCAATGCGCCGATCAATGGCACAGTGATGGAACTATTGGTACAGCCCGGGGATCGGGTGCGCAAAGGACAGGCACTGGCTCGGATCATTGCTCCAGAATTGATTGAACTGCGGGTATCGTCCCAGAGTAATCGGGTTGGGGTAGAGGCAGAGCTACGAGCAGCGCAGGCCAATCTCACCTTAGCACGGCGTAACTACGAGCGACAGGTGGCAATGGCAGAGGCAGAAATCACGGCGGCTCAACAGCAGATGAACCAAGCGCAGGAACGGTTTCGGCAAGACCAGTTTCTCGCTGAGGCAGGGGCGATCGCCCGTCAACAACTCTTAGACTCTGAATCCCACTTAGCGACAATCCGTAGCCAACTCACCCGCGCAGAAAGTCGTCAGGCGGTACTAGAAGCCCAGGCCGAGTTAGAGCGATCGCAAGTCGCCGTCGAAGCGGCCCAATCCCGTCTCCAACTGAGTTCCGCCACCTATCAAGCGCGTTTACAACAACTCAACAGTACCGCCACAGAGCAGGGATTAGTGACCATCTCCGCCCCCATTGCTGGACAGGTGGCTGAACGTCCCGTTACCCTCGGAGAGGCCGTCGAAGCCGCCACTACGCCGATTGTTAGCATTGTGAATGGCGATCGCCTGCGCATTACCGCCAACGTCCATGAAAAAGACCTCGCCCAAGTGGTCAAAGGGCAGTCGGTGCGGGCGAGAGTGAACAGCCTACCTGACCGCATCTTTACCGGACGGGTCGTAACCATAGGCGCAAAGGTCGATGGTGAAACCCGGGTCATTCCCGTGACCGCCGAATTAGAGAATGCTGCGCCCTTAAAACCGGGTATGTTTGCCGAACTGGAAATTTTAACCGCTCGTACCCCTGAGAGGGTGCTGACTATTCCCGCCAGTGCCTTGGTGGATGCTGACGGTCGCCATCTGGTATTTGTCCAAAATGGCAGCGCCTTTGAGCCAGTGGAAATTAACATCGGTCGTCGTGACGGAAACCAAGTCGAAATTGAGAGCGGTTTATTTGAAGGCGATTATGTGGTGGTGCAAGGGGCCTTGCAACTCTACGCTCAGTCCTTGCTGGGTGGCGGTAAGACACAACCCTCCGCAGAAGCAGAACTTGATGCCCCTGAAAATGCCCCATCCGTTCCCAATTGGGGCTGGGGTTTAGGGGGGTTGGCGATCGCCCTCATTGCCTTCTCCCTCGGTCGTCGTTCCCGTCCTGAAGTGATGGGACTGAATCACTACCCCCTTGATCCCGCGCCGGATCTCGCCCTCACCACCAGCCACCACGAGGCCATCCCGACCGAAGTCGATTACAACCGCTCCTAA
- a CDS encoding SPFH domain-containing protein, protein MTKKIVENQYLQEVLEEQQQLDRQLNKRARRSPPPPPPQAAPKPGAPTVEPTDELFAIAEEPLLSQPSPSTPPPLNMDKTPSRAIDYKVVGFLWWKSVIVPPNAYVIHTRRGHSQPIHLGRGISFRFNPLTDAFLVIPSAVQTILINARCICLEKQGILVQAYVQWIIDDLQTAYWKLDFSDPEDPMGIVNLQLREQAEAAIKDKVATLSIDEVLSDKQPIIEELTYRLRTVAEGSAEDGGNAQGLGLKIVTVQIKDAVVSSTTLWENLQVPFRSERQKLARLAELENEQVVNDLERENRLRNERADLEVTSQLEQLKAEQEQAQYNREYAERNRRQQMEETAARQKLAEENATAQVRQEGELELALQALALEQRRLTAEMEKLRQQMQLDALQSEQNRALLTTELELAQMRDFAQVQAAQRQLELERQRRAIENDLSEAHLKARLIAELPSIAENLPAPNQQNMTIISTDGQETAANSLLSFLSTVLSLFPSQNPED, encoded by the coding sequence GTGACCAAAAAAATCGTCGAAAATCAATACTTACAAGAAGTTCTCGAAGAACAGCAACAACTCGATCGTCAACTCAACAAAAGAGCGCGTAGATCCCCTCCCCCTCCCCCACCACAAGCTGCCCCGAAACCCGGTGCGCCAACCGTTGAGCCAACCGATGAATTATTTGCGATCGCCGAAGAACCTCTATTGAGTCAACCCTCTCCCAGTACCCCCCCTCCCCTCAACATGGACAAAACTCCTAGCCGTGCCATTGATTACAAAGTCGTCGGTTTTTTATGGTGGAAAAGTGTCATTGTTCCCCCCAATGCCTACGTCATCCATACCCGCCGAGGTCATAGCCAACCCATCCATCTCGGACGAGGAATTTCCTTCCGTTTTAATCCCCTGACTGACGCTTTTTTAGTCATTCCTTCCGCCGTCCAAACGATTTTAATTAACGCCCGATGTATTTGTTTAGAAAAACAAGGAATTTTAGTTCAAGCCTATGTTCAGTGGATTATTGACGACCTTCAAACCGCTTACTGGAAACTCGATTTTTCCGACCCCGAAGATCCGATGGGCATTGTTAATCTACAACTCCGAGAACAAGCCGAAGCCGCCATTAAAGACAAAGTAGCGACCCTCAGTATTGATGAAGTTTTAAGCGACAAACAGCCCATCATCGAAGAGTTAACCTATCGTTTACGAACCGTGGCAGAAGGGAGCGCCGAAGATGGGGGAAACGCCCAAGGTTTAGGCTTAAAAATCGTCACCGTTCAGATTAAAGATGCTGTAGTTAGCTCTACCACATTATGGGAAAATTTGCAAGTTCCTTTTCGGTCAGAACGGCAAAAACTCGCCCGTTTAGCCGAACTAGAAAATGAGCAAGTTGTCAATGATTTAGAGCGAGAAAACCGACTGAGGAACGAGCGCGCAGATTTAGAAGTAACCAGTCAATTAGAGCAACTCAAAGCGGAGCAAGAACAAGCCCAATATAATCGCGAATATGCCGAACGAAATCGCCGTCAACAGATGGAAGAAACAGCCGCACGTCAAAAGCTGGCGGAAGAAAATGCTACCGCACAAGTGCGTCAGGAAGGGGAGTTAGAATTAGCCTTACAAGCATTAGCCTTAGAACAGCGTCGTCTGACGGCAGAAATGGAAAAATTGCGCCAACAAATGCAGTTAGATGCACTACAATCTGAACAAAATCGCGCTTTATTGACCACAGAATTAGAACTGGCTCAAATGCGAGATTTTGCCCAAGTTCAAGCGGCACAACGACAGTTAGAATTAGAACGACAACGGAGGGCGATTGAAAATGATCTCTCAGAAGCGCATCTCAAAGCCCGACTCATTGCGGAATTACCGAGTATTGCCGAAAATCTCCCCGCTCCCAATCAACAAAATATGACCATAATTAGTACCGATGGACAAGAAACGGCTGCTAATTCGTTATTGAGTTTTTTGTCAACGGTTTTGAGTTTATTTCCAAGTCAAAACCCGGAAGACTAA
- the rppA gene encoding two-component system response regulator RppA: MRILLVEDEPDLGAIIERTLLREKYIVDWVMDGATAWECLQQPWTQYTVGVFDWLLPRLSGLELCQKLRATQKTLPVLMLTAKDRIEDRVKGLDAGADDYLVKPFSNAELLARIRALQRRSPHLQPSQLTVGKLTLDYRTFTITIHHPPQAKALTLTTKEFQLLEYFMQHPSQILSRDQIMNQVWAMDATPMSNVVPAQIRLLRRKLLDAGCEGLIETVHGIGYRLNCATDYE; this comes from the coding sequence ATGCGAATTTTATTAGTCGAAGATGAACCCGATTTAGGCGCAATCATTGAACGAACCCTGTTACGGGAAAAATATATTGTCGATTGGGTCATGGATGGCGCAACAGCTTGGGAGTGTTTACAACAGCCTTGGACACAATACACTGTGGGGGTTTTTGATTGGTTATTACCCCGTTTATCCGGTTTAGAACTTTGTCAAAAATTAAGAGCCACCCAAAAGACATTACCCGTCCTCATGTTGACCGCTAAAGACCGCATTGAAGATCGGGTAAAGGGTTTAGATGCCGGGGCAGATGATTATCTCGTCAAACCCTTTAGTAATGCGGAATTGTTAGCCAGAATTCGGGCATTACAACGGCGCTCGCCCCATCTACAACCTAGCCAATTAACGGTTGGCAAACTCACCCTTGATTACAGAACCTTTACCATTACAATTCATCACCCTCCCCAAGCCAAAGCCTTAACATTGACCACCAAGGAATTCCAACTTTTAGAATATTTTATGCAGCATCCCAGTCAAATTTTGAGCCGTGATCAGATCATGAATCAGGTGTGGGCAATGGACGCAACGCCGATGAGTAATGTCGTTCCGGCTCAGATCCGACTTCTGCGGCGTAAATTGTTGGATGCAGGTTGTGAGGGCTTGATTGAAACGGTGCATGGCATCGGCTATCGTCTGAATTGCGCGACGGACTATGAATGA
- the rppB gene encoding two-component system sensor histidine kinase RppB — protein MNDNSAFLTTRKRWAGLYAATMGLILLVCGVSVYELIARDQWQSLNLKLATVAGTLHDGIEPALKEVGQVEPIVGYFLPGVVCVNGRVCPPESSGERHIAGVIQQEDYYVRFVDPGGRVLAIAGSIPENLRATMPPDHTPWQTLQDAQGERYREISLFLKTQNHQSWGYIQVGRSLSEYEAHLTRLRWQLMVILPTTMILVVGSSWWLSGLAMRPAYQAYRQIQQFTADAAHELRTPLAAIRSTVEFTLDEPKLSESDVRQTLRVIERQNNRLTHLVQDLLLLSRLDLNQTPARESCCLNVLMEDLLEEFSALAIAADLTLTAYYPSEILKMLGNEEQLYRLLANLLTNAIHYTPPGGMITVTLARSEQEAVITVQDTGIGIPLGEQSKIFGRFYRVAQDRARHTGGAGLGLAIAQAIAHSHQGSIQVQSHVDQGSLFTLRLPLKKGE, from the coding sequence ATGAATGATAATTCGGCATTTTTGACCACTCGTAAGCGTTGGGCTGGGTTATATGCAGCCACAATGGGGTTAATTTTGCTCGTTTGCGGGGTGAGTGTTTATGAATTAATTGCCCGTGATCAATGGCAGTCTCTAAATCTTAAATTAGCGACAGTTGCGGGAACACTTCATGATGGAATTGAGCCTGCTTTGAAAGAGGTGGGTCAGGTTGAACCGATTGTGGGCTATTTTCTCCCCGGTGTAGTTTGTGTGAATGGTCGAGTGTGTCCGCCTGAGTCGTCGGGGGAACGCCATATTGCAGGGGTGATTCAGCAGGAGGATTACTATGTGCGTTTCGTGGATCCTGGGGGTCGTGTTTTGGCGATCGCAGGATCTATACCAGAGAATCTCCGGGCGACTATGCCCCCGGACCATACCCCTTGGCAAACGCTGCAAGATGCACAGGGGGAACGTTATCGAGAAATTTCGTTATTTCTTAAAACCCAAAATCACCAATCTTGGGGCTATATCCAAGTGGGGCGATCGCTCTCTGAATATGAAGCCCATTTAACCAGATTGCGGTGGCAATTAATGGTGATTTTACCGACGACGATGATTTTGGTGGTGGGTTCGAGTTGGTGGTTATCGGGTTTAGCGATGCGTCCCGCCTACCAAGCCTATCGGCAGATCCAACAGTTCACCGCCGATGCTGCCCATGAGTTACGCACGCCCCTCGCGGCTATTCGTTCGACGGTAGAATTTACCCTCGATGAACCCAAACTTTCAGAGTCGGATGTGCGCCAAACGTTGCGGGTGATTGAACGGCAAAATAACCGTCTGACCCATCTGGTTCAGGATCTACTATTACTATCGCGACTGGACTTAAATCAAACTCCGGCTCGGGAGTCCTGCTGTTTAAATGTGTTGATGGAGGATTTGCTGGAGGAATTTTCTGCGTTGGCGATCGCAGCCGATCTGACCTTAACAGCCTATTATCCCTCTGAAATCCTCAAGATGTTGGGCAATGAAGAACAGCTTTATCGTCTCTTGGCGAATCTTTTGACTAATGCCATCCACTACACCCCCCCAGGAGGCATGATCACAGTCACTTTAGCCCGTAGCGAACAGGAGGCGGTGATTACGGTACAGGATACAGGCATTGGGATCCCCCTTGGGGAACAGTCGAAAATTTTTGGGCGTTTCTATCGAGTAGCTCAAGACCGGGCGCGACATACAGGCGGTGCAGGTTTAGGGTTAGCCATTGCTCAGGCGATCGCCCACAGTC
- a CDS encoding efflux RND transporter permease subunit, producing the protein MLNAILKWSIARRWIVLIATVLITLYGLRTLGTMSLDVFPSFAPPQVEIQAEAPGLAPEEIESLVTLPIESVVNGTPGVTAVRSTSVPGAAAVRIVFSWDTDIYQARQLITERLQQAQARLPDGVEAPQLAPLNSPLGIVLEYAFTAKTTPLMEVRQLVDRQVTNRLLAVPGVTQIITFGGEERQYQVLVDPAKLNAFGITLAEVSAAAAAANQNGAGGYLIDADQELLIRGIGRLETIEDLQRSVVTARQGTPVLLQDVATVTIGPALKRGDGSLNGQPALVMLINKQPLADTLTVTQQIEAALEEVRPSLPEDVTITRTFRQADFIEASIHNVRDSLRDGVLIVSVILLLFLMNWRTAAITLSAIPLSMLICLILLHWLGLSVNTMTLGGLAVAIGSVVDDSIVDMENCYRGLRRNRQLGNPKHPFQVVYDTSVEVRTSVLFSTVIIAVIFAPIFSLSGVEGRIFAPMGIAYLVAIFASTLVALTLSPALCAFLLAYAPLPEDDTWVSRWSQKLYQPALGLALGNSRLVLLVALGTLVASLAIVPGLGRVFLPEFQERSLVASMNLFPGSSLAATNRAGLAVQDALKDDPRFETIQMRSGRSPGDPHIVGSNFAELDIELSDLGMLDREDTLEALRAELEKLPGAPTSVGGFISHRMDEVLSGVRSAIAVKIFGPDLAELRRLGTAVTEIMANVEGVVDLQLAPQLPVRQVQIHFDRDASARYGLTISTLAETIETALNGRVVSQVLENQQLFDLVVWFDPNARQDLDSLRNLLIDTPNGQRIPLAQLAQVDYGTGPNSISRENVSRLIVVSSNVADRDLGSVIADIQTQVRQQITLPSGYFIQYGGQFESEQRATQNLLMFGALALVVISVLMYFTVKSVPATVMIMLNLPLAIVGGMFSVAISGGVLSVASLVGFITLFGVAVRNGLLLVDNYNQKLAMGMSLPHVLSTGSMERLNAILMTAFTSALGMLPLVINAGPGREILQPLAVVVLGGLFTSTALTLMVLPSLYAEFGRYLLPTTRYNTIQVEAEIERPNQPIHPT; encoded by the coding sequence ATGCTCAACGCAATTCTCAAATGGTCGATCGCCCGACGCTGGATTGTCCTGATCGCCACTGTTCTAATCACCCTCTACGGTCTGCGCACCCTCGGCACAATGTCCTTGGATGTCTTTCCCAGCTTTGCCCCGCCCCAAGTCGAAATTCAAGCGGAAGCCCCCGGTTTAGCTCCAGAAGAGATAGAGTCCTTAGTGACACTACCCATTGAGAGCGTTGTTAATGGAACTCCGGGCGTGACGGCGGTGCGCTCTACCTCCGTCCCAGGCGCAGCAGCCGTGCGAATCGTCTTTAGCTGGGATACCGATATCTACCAAGCGCGTCAGCTAATCACCGAGCGGTTACAACAGGCTCAAGCCCGCCTCCCCGATGGCGTAGAAGCACCTCAGCTGGCCCCCCTTAACTCCCCCCTCGGCATCGTGTTGGAATACGCTTTCACCGCGAAAACAACGCCCCTGATGGAAGTACGGCAGTTGGTTGATCGGCAAGTGACCAACCGACTCCTAGCCGTCCCAGGCGTAACCCAAATCATCACCTTCGGCGGCGAAGAGCGACAGTATCAGGTCTTAGTAGACCCCGCGAAACTTAACGCCTTTGGCATCACCCTAGCGGAAGTTAGCGCCGCCGCGGCCGCCGCCAACCAAAACGGGGCGGGGGGCTACTTGATCGATGCCGACCAAGAACTTCTGATTCGCGGCATTGGTCGCCTGGAAACCATCGAAGATTTGCAGCGCTCTGTGGTGACGGCGCGGCAGGGAACACCTGTGCTATTGCAAGACGTGGCCACGGTGACAATTGGACCAGCCCTCAAGCGAGGGGATGGCAGCCTCAATGGTCAACCCGCCCTCGTGATGTTAATTAACAAACAGCCTCTGGCAGACACACTGACAGTTACCCAACAAATCGAAGCTGCCCTAGAAGAAGTTCGTCCCAGCCTGCCTGAAGATGTCACCATTACCCGCACCTTTCGTCAGGCTGACTTTATTGAGGCTTCAATTCACAATGTACGGGACTCCCTACGGGACGGGGTGTTGATTGTGTCGGTGATTTTGCTGCTGTTTCTCATGAACTGGCGCACGGCGGCGATTACCCTCAGCGCAATTCCCCTGTCCATGCTGATCTGCCTGATCTTGTTGCACTGGCTCGGTCTAAGCGTTAACACCATGACCCTTGGGGGTCTAGCGGTTGCCATTGGCTCAGTGGTAGATGATTCCATTGTGGATATGGAGAACTGCTATCGAGGGCTACGCCGTAACCGTCAATTGGGCAACCCCAAGCATCCCTTTCAAGTGGTCTATGATACCTCGGTGGAAGTGCGCACCAGTGTCCTTTTTTCTACGGTGATCATCGCCGTGATTTTTGCGCCGATTTTTAGCTTGAGCGGGGTGGAGGGGCGCATTTTTGCCCCTATGGGCATCGCCTACCTTGTGGCTATTTTTGCCTCTACTCTGGTGGCACTGACCCTCTCCCCAGCCCTCTGTGCGTTTTTATTGGCCTATGCTCCCCTACCAGAGGATGATACTTGGGTGTCCCGTTGGAGTCAGAAACTCTATCAGCCTGCTCTAGGGTTGGCTCTGGGGAATTCTCGGCTCGTGCTATTGGTGGCACTCGGAACACTGGTGGCATCCTTGGCTATTGTGCCGGGTCTTGGGCGAGTGTTTTTACCGGAGTTTCAGGAGCGATCGCTGGTGGCTTCCATGAATCTATTCCCCGGCAGTTCCTTGGCGGCGACTAATCGGGCTGGATTAGCGGTGCAGGATGCTCTGAAGGATGACCCACGCTTTGAAACGATTCAAATGCGCTCGGGTCGTTCCCCAGGGGATCCCCATATCGTCGGCTCTAACTTTGCGGAGTTGGATATCGAACTGAGTGATCTGGGGATGCTAGATCGAGAGGATACCCTAGAAGCCTTGCGGGCGGAGTTGGAAAAACTTCCGGGAGCTCCCACCAGTGTGGGGGGCTTTATCTCCCACCGCATGGATGAGGTGTTGTCGGGGGTGCGTAGTGCGATCGCCGTTAAAATTTTTGGCCCCGACCTAGCCGAACTGCGCCGCTTGGGTACGGCCGTCACCGAGATCATGGCGAATGTCGAAGGGGTGGTTGACCTACAGCTTGCGCCCCAGCTACCCGTGCGTCAAGTTCAGATACACTTTGACCGAGATGCCTCCGCCCGCTATGGTCTAACCATCAGTACCCTAGCCGAAACCATCGAAACCGCACTGAATGGGCGTGTGGTTTCCCAGGTGCTAGAAAATCAGCAGCTTTTTGACTTAGTGGTGTGGTTTGACCCTAACGCTCGCCAAGACCTTGACAGTCTGCGCAACCTGTTAATCGATACCCCTAACGGACAACGCATTCCCTTAGCACAACTGGCTCAGGTGGACTATGGCACTGGCCCCAACTCCATCAGTCGAGAGAATGTGTCGCGGTTAATTGTCGTCTCGTCCAATGTGGCTGACCGCGATCTGGGTTCGGTGATTGCTGATATTCAAACCCAAGTCCGTCAGCAGATTACGCTGCCATCGGGCTATTTCATCCAGTATGGCGGTCAGTTTGAGTCGGAGCAACGAGCCACCCAAAACCTGCTGATGTTCGGGGCGTTGGCACTGGTGGTCATTTCTGTGCTGATGTATTTTACGGTCAAGTCAGTTCCAGCAACGGTGATGATTATGTTGAATCTGCCTTTGGCCATCGTGGGGGGGATGTTCTCGGTGGCGATTAGCGGCGGTGTGCTTTCAGTGGCATCATTAGTCGGATTTATTACCCTGTTCGGGGTAGCGGTACGCAATGGCTTGCTCTTGGTCGATAACTATAACCAAAAGCTGGCGATGGGTATGTCTCTCCCTCATGTTCTCTCTACAGGGTCAATGGAACGGCTCAATGCTATCTTAATGACCGCGTTCACCTCGGCTCTGGGGATGCTGCCTTTAGTCATCAATGCTGGTCCAGGTCGGGAAATCTTACAACCTCTAGCGGTGGTGGTTTTAGGGGGATTGTTCACCTCCACAGCCCTGACTTTAATGGTACTACCATCCCTCTATGCAGAGTTTGGTCGCTATTTGCTGCCGACGACCCGTTATAACACCATTCAAGTGGAGGCTGAAATAGAAAGGCCAAACCAACCCATTCATCCCACCTAA
- a CDS encoding HD domain-containing protein, whose product MSKDSGLENAIALAKQCHAGQVDKAGKPYIDHPLRVMAALPSLEEKIVGVLHDAVEDSDLTLDQLRDLGFSDPVIQALDAITKRPGEDYEQYLQRVMENAIALGVKIADMTDNMDISRIPQPTEKDYRRLQKYQQVLPRLKSKEAGFLFSQITIILGGFDW is encoded by the coding sequence ATGAGTAAAGATTCTGGGCTGGAAAACGCGATCGCCTTGGCCAAACAATGTCATGCTGGACAGGTGGATAAGGCCGGAAAACCCTATATTGACCATCCTTTACGGGTGATGGCCGCCCTTCCCTCACTGGAGGAAAAAATCGTTGGTGTGTTACATGATGCGGTTGAGGATTCCGACTTGACCCTAGACCAGTTAAGGGATTTAGGGTTTTCTGACCCGGTGATTCAAGCCTTGGATGCTATTACCAAACGACCGGGAGAAGACTATGAGCAGTATTTACAGCGTGTGATGGAAAATGCGATCGCCCTAGGAGTCAAAATCGCCGATATGACCGACAATATGGACATTAGCCGCATCCCACAACCCACCGAAAAGGACTATCGCCGACTCCAGAAATATCAGCAAGTCCTACCCCGTTTAAAGTCAAAGGAGGCTGGATTCCTGTTCTCCCAGATTACAATAATTTTGGGGGGTTTTGACTGGTAG
- a CDS encoding PAS domain-containing sensor histidine kinase, with the protein MFIDNDQPLFGNQTLERVASSCHSPPANSPDLPQIAKLEQALSKTIQKNCKLEQQYSSLFNNINVGIFRTTPDGKLLEANPALARIYGYTSPEHLLSCLTDVQTQLYVNPEKRQEFVELMYLQGYVRDFEVQVYHYSGEIIWISENAEVVRDTAGNICFYEGFVIDITERKRTEQALKQSERRYKAQTEQLKRTLTQLHQTQSLLVQSEKLSSLGQLVAGVAHEINNPVNFVYGNLNPALEYANDLIGLLELYQQHYPEPHAEIAEEAEAIDVEFLMEDFPKTLTSMQVGTERIRQIVQSLRHFSRLDDEVMKPTNIHQGLDSTLMILKPRLKAKNDHPEIIVVQDYGQLPEDILCYSGLLNQVFMNLLGNAIDALDEAQLKGHFTQGKSPTIHIQTLTEGDDVVIRIADNAMGMSPQVKNRIFDTFFTTKPTGKGTGLGLSISYDIITQKHQGTLTCSSTLGEGSEFVIKLPLNQ; encoded by the coding sequence CAAACCCTTGAGAGAGTAGCGAGTTCTTGCCACTCTCCTCCTGCCAACAGCCCTGATTTACCGCAAATCGCTAAACTTGAACAAGCTCTCTCCAAAACGATTCAGAAAAACTGTAAGTTAGAACAGCAGTATAGCAGTTTGTTCAATAACATTAATGTGGGAATTTTTAGAACAACACCCGATGGCAAACTATTAGAAGCAAATCCCGCCCTAGCCCGGATTTATGGTTATACTTCCCCCGAACATCTCCTAAGTTGTTTAACAGACGTTCAAACACAGCTTTATGTCAACCCGGAGAAACGACAAGAGTTTGTTGAGTTGATGTATCTACAAGGCTATGTCCGGGATTTTGAGGTGCAGGTTTATCACTATTCTGGTGAGATTATTTGGATTTCTGAAAATGCCGAAGTTGTTCGAGATACGGCGGGTAATATTTGTTTTTATGAAGGCTTTGTCATTGATATTACAGAACGCAAAAGAACCGAACAAGCTTTAAAACAATCAGAGCGCCGCTATAAAGCCCAAACTGAACAACTTAAAAGAACCCTAACCCAACTCCATCAAACTCAATCATTACTGGTTCAAAGTGAAAAATTATCCAGTTTAGGTCAATTGGTGGCTGGAGTCGCTCATGAAATTAACAACCCCGTTAATTTTGTTTACGGTAACTTGAATCCTGCCTTAGAATATGCTAACGATTTGATTGGGTTGTTGGAACTTTATCAACAGCATTATCCAGAACCTCATGCTGAAATTGCCGAGGAAGCGGAAGCTATTGATGTAGAATTCCTGATGGAAGATTTTCCTAAAACTTTGACCTCAATGCAAGTGGGGACGGAAAGAATTCGTCAAATTGTCCAATCGTTAAGACATTTTTCCCGCTTAGATGATGAGGTGATGAAACCTACCAATATTCATCAAGGTCTAGATTCAACCTTGATGATTTTAAAACCTCGTTTAAAAGCTAAAAATGACCATCCTGAAATCATTGTCGTTCAAGATTACGGACAATTACCCGAGGATATTCTCTGTTACAGTGGCTTACTGAATCAAGTCTTTATGAATTTACTGGGCAATGCCATTGATGCCCTCGATGAAGCCCAGCTAAAAGGTCATTTTACCCAAGGTAAAAGTCCCACTATTCACATTCAAACTCTAACAGAAGGGGATGATGTAGTGATTCGTATTGCTGACAATGCAATGGGAATGTCTCCTCAAGTCAAAAACCGCATTTTTGACACTTTCTTTACGACAAAACCCACGGGAAAAGGGACAGGTTTGGGTCTATCCATTAGTTATGATATTATTACCCAGAAACACCAAGGGACTTTGACTTGTTCTTCTACTTTGGGAGAAGGTTCTGAGTTTGTGATTAAGCTGCCCTTGAATCAATAA